Proteins encoded by one window of Panicum virgatum strain AP13 chromosome 7N, P.virgatum_v5, whole genome shotgun sequence:
- the LOC120681973 gene encoding uncharacterized protein LOC120681973: MDGGSSLNIMYAPTLELMGIGLDKLRPSKSPFHGVAPGKRVQPLGQIDLPVCFGTAANFRKEVLTFEVVGFQGSYHAILGRPCYAKFMAVPNYTYLKLKMPGPKGVITIGSSFEHAYECDVECVERAEAQAEDEALAATLDKMASEAFDSTHRHAGSFEPAEGIKKVPLDPSHSDDKALQISATLDDK; encoded by the coding sequence atggacggaggcagcagcctcaacatcatgtacgcccccaccttggagctcatggggatcggactggacaagcttcgccccagcaagtcaccaTTTCACGGCGTCGCGccagggaagcgagtccaacccctcggccagatcgatctgcctgtgtgcttcggcacagcagccaacttccgcaaggaggtactcactttcgaggtggtgggatttcaagggtcctatcatgccatccttggtcgtccttgctacgccaagtttatggccgtccccaactacacctacctcaagctcaaaatgccgggtccgaagggcgtcatcaccatcggctcttcgttcgagcacgcctacgaatgcgacgtcgagtgcgttgagcgcgcggaagctcaagcggaggacgaggccctcgcagccaccctcgacaaaatggcgagcgaggcctttgactccacgcaccgacacgccgggagcttcgagcccgctgagggtatcaagaaggtgcccctcgacccgagccactccgacgacaaggcgttgcagatcagcgccaccctcgacgacaaatag